GCGCTCACCAAGACCATCATCGCGATGGCCCGCGCGCTGAATATGACGGTCACGGCCGAAGGTGTGGAAACCCCGGAGCAAACGGCTTTCCTGACTGCACATGCGTGCGACGAAGTGCAGGGCTTCCTGTTTGGACGTCCGCTGGAAGTGTCGGCACTGGAAGAATTGCTGCGCACCCGAAGCCGCGCACAGGTATAAAAAAACGGACCCGAAGGTTTAACCCCGGGTCCGTTTCTTTTTGAGTCGACGCGCAGGTCGAACCGAAATCAACGCGTCGATACGTTGCCCACCAGGCCGCCCAGTGCGGCACCGCCCAGCGTGGCACCCGGGCCGCCAATCAAAGCAGCGCCGGCCAACCCGCCCACACCCGCACCAATGGCGGTATTGCGTTGACGTGCCGTCATGTCGGCACAGCCGGTGGCGGTCAGCAACGTCGCACCGGCCAGCAGAATCGTCAGTACCCGAACCATGTTTTTCTCCTTGAATGCGTCGGTCGCGATCAAGCCATCGCGTATCGGGAGTTTGGACAACGAGTGCCGGACTTGCTGTTTCAAGTTGTAATCAATCGTTGCAATGTGCAGGGCGGGCGCGTCTGAGAGGCCGTGCCGCATTCGCAAGCAGCGCCGACCAAAAGCCGTCGCCACGCCGCTCGGATGGTGTTTCCCACAGACTTATCCACATGTTCTGTGCATAACCGGCGCCACCTCCCGAGACCCAACCCACAAAAGGGCTTGACGGGTTTGGGCAAACATGCAACGCACGTAAAACCTGCGCACCCGCACAAAGTTATCCACATTCGGCAGCCCTGTTACATCGTGCAACAAACCCTTTTCCGTCAACTGCTTGCGGGGGGTTTTGCAAGCGGTGTGCGCGTTGCTGTGGACAAGTGGGGTTGGCCGGAAACGCGGCTCTTGTTAGCCAATCTTCGCAGGACCGCCCGCCTGAGCCCCGAACACCCCATGCCCACGGGCAAACGTTCGATCAGCGGGCCAGATCGGCCGGCGTGTCGACGTCGCGCAGGATGCCGGCATCATCGGTCTCGATGGAGATGAGCTTGGCAGGATCGATCAGCCGCCGCGCGCCCTCGTCGCCGTCGAGCGCTGTCAGGCCCGCGAAGAAGTCGGCCCCGAAGCCGATCGGGTGGCCCCGCTGGCCGGCATGAAAGAGCGCAACGCAACCGTGTGGATCCACTGCGTTGGCGACTTGGGTGATGGTCTCAGGGGCAATCCATGGCATGTCGGCCAGGGCGATGATCCACCCGCCGGCTTGCGGGCGTGCGGCTACGCCGGCAGCCAGGCTGGCGCCCATGCCACGTGCAGCATTGGGACAGCGCAAGACTTCGCAGCCGGCCTCGGCCAACAGCGTTGCCAGTTGATCGACCTGTGCGCCATGCGTGGCGGCGGCGGGCACCACTGCCACCACGTCGCTCAGCGCCTGCATCAGGTGCCGCGCGGCCTGCACCGCCACGGGGGTTCCATCGGGCAGCGGGGCAAGCAGCTTGTTGGCCACGCCCGCCGCGTCGAACCGGCTGCCGCGGCCCGCGGCCAGCAACACACCAACAACAGGCCGCTGCGGCATCAGACCACCTCGGTCTTGAGCGTGACTTCCACGTTGTTACGCGTGGCGTTCGAATACGGGCACACCTGGTGCGCCTGGGCCACCAGTTTCTCGGCATCGGCTTGCGACAGACCGCTGATCCGTGCGGTCAGGCCCACCTTCAGGCCGAAACCGCCTTCCTCGCGCGTACCGATACCCACATCGCAGTGGATTTCGATGTTGCTCGGGTTGAGCTTGAGCATGCTCTTGGCGACAAAGTCGCACGCCGAGCCGAAGCACGCGGCATAGCCGGCGGCAAACAGGTCTTCGGGCGTGGTGGTATTGGGCTTGCCGGGGCCGCCCATGGCCTTGGGCACCGACAGGTCGTGCGAGACCTGGCCGTCTTCGGTTTGCGTGTGGCCGTTGCGGCCACCTGTGGCCTTGGCGTGGGCGGTGTACAGGATATTCAATGCCATGACATGCTCCTCCGGTGGGTGAACGACGCAATCGCGGACGCAAGAATCGGTCCGCAAAACTGGGAGATACGAGGCTGCAAGAACAAGAAAGCCGGCACACAGGACTGCATGCCGGCTTCCATCACATCACGCGATGATGACAACTAGAAACTAAACCGTCTCAAACGGCAGCTTGCGCTGACGCTTGCCGGTCAGGGTGAACAGCGCATTGGCTACCGCCGGTGCAATCGGCGGCGTGCCGGGTTCGCCCAGGCCGGTCGGGTTGTCTTCCGACGGCACGAAGAACACATTCACCGGCGGCGCGTCGGGCATGCGCACGGGCGGGAAGTCGGTGAAGTTGCTGTTCTTGGTGGCACCGTTTTCGATGTCGATGGCAAAGCCGGGTTGAATCATCGCCAGGCCAAATACGCAGGCACCCTGAATCTGCGCTTCGGCGCCCATCGGGTTGACCACGCGGTTGGCATGCACGCCTGCGGTGACACGATGCACGCGCGGCTTGCCCTGGTCGACCGACACCTCCACCACATACGCCACCACCGATTCGAACGACGCATGCACCGCCACGCCCCAGGCCTGGCCCTTGGGCAGCTTGCGCTTGCCGTAGCCGGACTTGTCGACGGCCAGTTGAAGCGCCGCACGATGGCGCTCGTGCTCCTTGCCGGTAAAGCGCGCCAGGCGGAAGGCCACGGGGTCTTGCTTGGCGGCGTGCGCAACCTCGTCGACCATCGTTTCCATCACGTAAGCCGTATGCGTGTGGCCCACGGAACGCCACCACAGCACCGGCACGCTTACGTCCGGATGGTGCACCGTCAACTGCATCGGGAAGCCGTAGTCGTTTTCGATCACGCCCTCGACCATGGTCTCGTCCACACCGTTCTTGACCATGAAGGCTTCAAACGGGGTGCCCTTGAGGATCGACTGGCCGACGATTACGTGATCCCAGCCGACAACCTTGCCGCTGCTGTCCACGCCCACGTTGACGCGATGCAGATGCATCGGGCGGTAGTAGCCGCCGCGGATGTCGTCTTCGCGGCTCCAGATCACCTTGACTGGGCCGTTGTGTCCGGCCGCCGCATAAGCCTTGGCCACGTTGGCCGCTTCAACCACGTAGTCCGACGTGACGATCGCGCGCCGGCCAAAACCGCCGCCCGCCATCATCGTGTTCAGCTCGATCTTCTCGGGCGATACGCCGAGCACCTTGGCGATGGCACCCTGGTCGATGGTCTGGAACTGCGAGCCGACCCACACCTTCGCGCCCGTGGTCTTGCCGCCGTCCTTCTGCAAATCGATCGTGCAGTTCAGCGGCTCCATTGGCGCGTGCGCGAGGTACGGGAATTCGTAATCGGCCTGGATGCGCGTCGCGGCAGATTGGATTGCGCTCATATCGGCGGCCTTGGCCACCGTGCCGGGCTGGCCGGCGAGCTTCTTGTACTCCGCCATCAGCGCCGGTGTGGACACCGTCGAGCCGGCGTCTTCCCACGTGACCTGCAACGCATCGCGGCCCTGCTTGGCTGGCCAGTACCCGTCG
Above is a genomic segment from Ralstonia pickettii containing:
- a CDS encoding nucleotidyltransferase family protein, with translation MPQRPVVGVLLAAGRGSRFDAAGVANKLLAPLPDGTPVAVQAARHLMQALSDVVAVVPAAATHGAQVDQLATLLAEAGCEVLRCPNAARGMGASLAAGVAARPQAGGWIIALADMPWIAPETITQVANAVDPHGCVALFHAGQRGHPIGFGADFFAGLTALDGDEGARRLIDPAKLISIETDDAGILRDVDTPADLAR
- a CDS encoding organic hydroperoxide resistance protein — translated: MALNILYTAHAKATGGRNGHTQTEDGQVSHDLSVPKAMGGPGKPNTTTPEDLFAAGYAACFGSACDFVAKSMLKLNPSNIEIHCDVGIGTREEGGFGLKVGLTARISGLSQADAEKLVAQAHQVCPYSNATRNNVEVTLKTEVV
- a CDS encoding xanthine dehydrogenase family protein molybdopterin-binding subunit is translated as MRIRNLEALAGGGAQHQPASADAGPATLDRRSFLKLTTLAGGGLALGVAPVLAGAQDAKAKPPSPPQAFIIIAPDNTVTVAVNRLEFGQGVHTALPMALAEELDVDWRNVRGMLAPAGDPYKDPGFGIQMTGGSTALNHSFQQYRELGGRARAMLISAAAERWKVDPSTCRTANGVVTSGSHRATYGELAQAAMALPVPAQVTLKNPSQFRIVGKPTPRLDARAKLDSSLKFGLDTRLPNMKVAVLARPPRFGGKVAKYDAAAAKAVKGVVDVLQIPTDRGGTGVAVIADGYWPAKQGRDALQVTWEDAGSTVSTPALMAEYKKLAGQPGTVAKAADMSAIQSAATRIQADYEFPYLAHAPMEPLNCTIDLQKDGGKTTGAKVWVGSQFQTIDQGAIAKVLGVSPEKIELNTMMAGGGFGRRAIVTSDYVVEAANVAKAYAAAGHNGPVKVIWSREDDIRGGYYRPMHLHRVNVGVDSSGKVVGWDHVIVGQSILKGTPFEAFMVKNGVDETMVEGVIENDYGFPMQLTVHHPDVSVPVLWWRSVGHTHTAYVMETMVDEVAHAAKQDPVAFRLARFTGKEHERHRAALQLAVDKSGYGKRKLPKGQAWGVAVHASFESVVAYVVEVSVDQGKPRVHRVTAGVHANRVVNPMGAEAQIQGACVFGLAMIQPGFAIDIENGATKNSNFTDFPPVRMPDAPPVNVFFVPSEDNPTGLGEPGTPPIAPAVANALFTLTGKRQRKLPFETV